The Persephonella hydrogeniphila genome has a window encoding:
- a CDS encoding aminotransferase class I/II-fold pyridoxal phosphate-dependent enzyme: MEGRKYQEFPRIKRLPEYVFAIVNDLKARLRKEGEDIIDFGMGNPDLRPAQHIIDKLCESARKKTTHRYSMSQGIPRLRKAICDFYKIRFDVELNPEEEAIVTIGSKEGLSHLMLAMLSPGDMVLVPSPRYPIHYYAPVIAGASVLTVPLPLEGSDSEKQEQFLRNIYESYKDSYPEPKVLILNFPNNPTTMTVNIEFFKEIVKFAKEKGMWIIHDFAYADLCFDGYKAPSILQVEGAKDIAVETYSLTKGFSMAGWRVGFVLGNPTLIYNLKRLKSYLDYGTFTPIQVASIIALESDYSIVEEARDVYNERLEVLVDGLNKAGWSVEKPKATMFLWARIPEDFQHLGSIEFSKLLLTEANVAVAPGVGFGEHGEGYVRFAVVENTKRIRQAVRNIKKFFKKYRQQATVK, translated from the coding sequence ATGGAAGGTAGGAAGTATCAAGAGTTTCCCAGAATAAAAAGGTTACCTGAGTATGTTTTTGCTATTGTAAATGACCTTAAAGCGAGGCTGAGGAAAGAAGGAGAGGATATTATAGATTTTGGTATGGGAAATCCTGATCTTAGACCTGCACAGCATATAATAGATAAGCTGTGTGAATCTGCAAGGAAAAAAACAACTCATAGATACTCAATGTCTCAGGGAATTCCCAGATTGAGGAAAGCTATATGTGATTTTTATAAAATCCGCTTTGATGTAGAGTTGAATCCGGAAGAAGAGGCAATTGTAACAATCGGTTCGAAGGAAGGACTATCCCATTTGATGCTGGCAATGCTCTCTCCTGGAGATATGGTTCTTGTTCCTTCACCAAGATACCCTATCCATTACTACGCACCTGTTATTGCAGGAGCTTCTGTTTTAACGGTTCCCCTTCCCCTTGAAGGATCTGATAGTGAAAAGCAGGAACAGTTTTTGAGGAATATATATGAGTCTTACAAAGACAGTTATCCTGAACCAAAAGTACTTATCTTGAACTTTCCTAACAATCCAACTACTATGACTGTTAATATTGAGTTTTTTAAAGAGATAGTTAAGTTTGCCAAAGAAAAAGGAATGTGGATTATACATGATTTTGCCTATGCTGATCTTTGTTTTGATGGTTATAAGGCACCAAGTATCCTTCAGGTAGAAGGTGCTAAGGATATTGCCGTAGAGACTTACTCCCTCACAAAGGGGTTCTCTATGGCAGGTTGGAGAGTAGGTTTTGTTTTAGGAAATCCAACCCTCATATACAATCTGAAAAGGCTAAAAAGCTATTTAGACTACGGAACATTTACTCCAATTCAGGTTGCAAGTATTATAGCCCTCGAAAGTGATTACTCAATAGTAGAGGAAGCAAGGGATGTTTATAACGAAAGACTTGAAGTTCTTGTAGACGGACTCAATAAAGCTGGATGGTCTGTAGAAAAGCCTAAGGCAACTATGTTTCTCTGGGCAAGGATACCTGAAGATTTTCAACATCTTGGTTCTATTGAGTTCAGTAAACTTCTGTTGACAGAAGCAAATGTGGCTGTAGCACCGGGAGTAGGTTTTGGTGAACATGGGGAAGGGTATGTAAGATTTGCCGTTGTTGAAAACACAAAAAGGATAAGGCAGGCTGTCAGGAATATAAAGAAATTTTTCAAAAAATACAGACAACAGGCAACTGTTAAATGA
- the lptB gene encoding LPS export ABC transporter ATP-binding protein, protein MRKISTLEVKHLKKKYKDRTVVDDVSLYVQEGEIVGLLGPNGAGKTTTFRMLLGFIKPDQGNIFLNDEDITELPVYERARKGISFLPQESSIFKDLTVWENIVMFLEFQTDDPVEIREKAESLLNEFGIFHLRDQKASTLSGGERRRLEIARSLIINPSFLLLDEPFAGVDPVSVQDINHLIKDLIKRDIGIVVTDHNVRETLKITDRAYILAHGKVISEGRPEDIVQDPTVRKIFLGEEFTLS, encoded by the coding sequence ATGAGAAAAATTTCTACACTTGAAGTAAAACATCTGAAAAAAAAATACAAAGATAGAACTGTTGTTGATGATGTTTCCCTTTATGTACAGGAGGGGGAAATTGTAGGTCTCCTTGGACCTAATGGAGCAGGAAAAACAACAACATTTAGAATGCTTCTCGGGTTTATAAAACCAGATCAGGGAAATATATTCCTGAATGATGAAGATATTACTGAACTTCCTGTTTATGAAAGGGCACGGAAAGGTATATCTTTTCTCCCACAGGAGTCGTCTATATTCAAAGATCTAACGGTGTGGGAAAATATTGTTATGTTTTTAGAGTTTCAGACAGATGATCCGGTTGAAATAAGAGAAAAAGCCGAATCTTTACTTAATGAGTTTGGCATTTTTCATCTTAGGGATCAAAAGGCATCTACACTCTCTGGAGGAGAAAGAAGAAGACTGGAAATAGCAAGATCCCTTATTATCAATCCTTCATTTCTTCTACTTGATGAGCCTTTTGCAGGAGTTGATCCTGTCTCTGTTCAGGATATAAACCATCTTATAAAGGATCTTATAAAAAGGGATATAGGGATTGTGGTAACAGACCACAATGTAAGAGAAACACTAAAAATAACAGACAGGGCTTATATTCTTGCCCATGGAAAGGTAATATCAGAAGGTAGACCGGAAGATATAGTGCAGGATCCTACAGTAAGAAAAATATTCTTAGGGGAAGAATTCACCCTATCTTAA
- a CDS encoding DUF6394 family protein, whose translation MINWGKVWSDFFIFLALTSNVGFIFSHDPYQLIIAISVNLLATVLKFGAKKILAAELLATALVADLHLIPATILYFLETHVPLAIGLAIGAAVANVISIVMLVIEIIFEYQKEEEI comes from the coding sequence ATGATAAACTGGGGAAAAGTATGGTCTGATTTTTTCATATTCCTTGCCCTTACAAGTAATGTAGGTTTTATTTTCAGCCATGACCCTTACCAGCTTATAATAGCTATAAGTGTTAATCTCCTTGCAACTGTCTTAAAATTCGGAGCAAAGAAAATACTTGCTGCTGAACTTCTGGCTACAGCTCTTGTTGCTGATCTTCATCTCATTCCAGCTACAATCCTTTATTTCTTAGAAACACACGTCCCTCTTGCTATAGGTCTTGCCATTGGAGCAGCTGTTGCAAATGTTATATCAATAGTTATGCTTGTTATAGAAATAATATTCGAATACCAAAAAGAAGAAGAGATATAA
- a CDS encoding potassium channel family protein: protein MRKKKKQKHYGNVKPKNYRAIYEEKFYDILFQLRYPLMTVIFFTTLGVLMLMILNQKSDGKSVLNYFFHTIITFSTVGYTEGYDTDPQHLMLNRFFTTIFITITIPLVYMYGLVTTVNVFINSNIGEIYNYWRMYKAMEQLKNHYIICRFNGITRELMKNLRKRGIKFVLIEPDPALEEEIKNFGVDFYVIDEPHKRSVLLGVGIEEAKGLITAFEENTQDLSVIVTARLIRPDKDEFMIFATATTEGAAEKMKLLGANEVIVPDVSVGRRMTSFVLHPPSPVLSGFLEKIAYGERTDIDIMEIKIDENSDLIGKKLKDIKMRQETGATIVAIVRADGKMKIAPSGETQIKEGDSLIILGHPKALKRAAEFFENHIKEKEEVAEG from the coding sequence TTGAGAAAAAAGAAAAAGCAGAAACATTACGGGAACGTTAAGCCCAAAAACTACAGGGCTATCTACGAAGAAAAGTTCTACGACATTCTTTTCCAGCTAAGATACCCCCTTATGACTGTTATTTTTTTCACAACATTAGGCGTACTGATGCTTATGATACTCAATCAGAAGAGTGATGGAAAAAGCGTTCTGAACTACTTTTTCCACACGATTATTACTTTTTCCACAGTAGGTTACACAGAAGGGTACGATACTGACCCTCAGCATCTTATGTTAAACAGATTTTTTACAACAATATTTATCACAATCACAATACCCCTTGTTTATATGTACGGCCTTGTTACAACTGTTAATGTTTTTATAAACAGTAATATAGGAGAAATTTATAACTACTGGAGGATGTACAAAGCTATGGAACAGTTGAAAAACCATTACATAATCTGTAGATTTAATGGGATAACAAGAGAACTTATGAAAAACCTTCGTAAAAGAGGTATAAAATTTGTCCTTATAGAACCAGACCCAGCCCTTGAAGAAGAAATAAAAAATTTTGGTGTAGATTTTTACGTTATAGATGAACCCCATAAAAGAAGTGTTCTTCTTGGTGTTGGTATAGAAGAAGCAAAGGGTCTTATAACAGCATTTGAAGAAAACACACAGGACTTATCTGTAATAGTAACAGCAAGACTGATAAGACCTGATAAAGATGAGTTTATGATATTTGCAACTGCAACAACAGAGGGGGCTGCTGAGAAGATGAAATTACTTGGAGCAAACGAAGTAATTGTTCCTGATGTTTCTGTTGGAAGGAGAATGACATCGTTTGTTCTCCATCCTCCATCTCCTGTATTATCCGGATTTTTAGAGAAAATAGCTTACGGAGAAAGGACAGATATAGATATAATGGAGATAAAAATTGATGAAAACTCTGATCTTATAGGAAAAAAATTAAAAGATATAAAAATGAGACAGGAGACTGGAGCAACTATTGTTGCAATTGTAAGAGCAGACGGTAAAATGAAAATAGCCCCTTCAGGAGAAACACAGATAAAAGAAGGAGATTCCCTTATAATACTGGGGCATCCTAAAGCTCTAAAAAGAGCTGCAGAGTTTTTTGAAAATCATATTAAAGAAAAGGAAGAGGTAGCAGAAGGATGA
- a CDS encoding riboflavin synthase, whose amino-acid sequence MFTGLVEEVGKIKTVKTSTGGLTIQVQVKKITDDIKVGDSVAVNGVCLTVTGIQGDTISFDVSQETVRRSNIGQLRNGDLVNIERALKLSDRLGGHIVQGHVDTVGTVKRIIPKGEHTEFVIHFPEEFQDFVVEKGSIAIDGISLTINEVYGNEISINIIPHTIQNTNLKNRKTGEAVNIEFDILGKYVKRMLSKNKISKLEDLLENF is encoded by the coding sequence ATGTTTACAGGTTTAGTAGAAGAGGTTGGAAAGATAAAAACTGTTAAAACCTCTACAGGGGGTCTTACAATTCAAGTACAGGTAAAGAAGATAACCGATGATATAAAAGTTGGAGATTCAGTTGCCGTTAACGGTGTATGTCTCACGGTAACAGGTATACAGGGAGATACCATCAGTTTCGATGTTTCACAGGAAACAGTCAGAAGATCCAATATAGGTCAGTTGAGAAATGGAGATCTGGTTAATATAGAAAGAGCCTTAAAACTCTCTGATAGATTAGGAGGGCATATTGTACAGGGACATGTTGATACTGTAGGAACTGTAAAAAGAATTATACCAAAGGGAGAGCACACAGAGTTTGTTATACACTTTCCAGAAGAATTTCAGGATTTCGTTGTAGAAAAAGGTTCAATAGCTATTGATGGTATCAGCCTGACAATAAATGAGGTATACGGTAATGAGATATCAATAAATATCATCCCTCACACCATACAAAACACAAATCTAAAAAATAGAAAAACTGGAGAAGCTGTAAATATAGAGTTTGATATCTTAGGAAAGTATGTAAAAAGAATGCTGTCAAAGAACAAAATAAGTAAACTTGAAGATCTGTTAGAAAACTTCTGA